The genomic interval TTCCACGTGGCGAACCCGTTTCAGGCAAGAGCGGCAGCACCGTGGACAGCGCCAACCCTCCTGCGCCCGGGCGGGGAGAGGCGGCAGCACCGCGGACAGCACCACAAGTGGGGGCACGCACTGGGAGCCTCCGGGCAAGGGGAGAGCAGCAGCACCGCGGACGGCCCCAAAGCCCCGCACTCCGAGCCAGGAGGCGGGGAGAGATGGCCTTATCAGCTGACGGCTTACGTAGGGCTAGATCTCCGCTTGGATAAGGCAGGTCTCGGTGGGCGCGCCAGCATTCGCTCTCCGAAGCCGCAGCCTCAGACGGGGTGGCGGGGGCAACTGGGACAGAAGGCAGGTCCCAGAAAGCAGGTCCCCCCAAAACTGGCTTCCCTAGCACGGAGTTAAAGCTGCAGCCGGCTGCCTAGATAGAAGGGTGGGCAGGGAGGCAACGCGGTGAGAGTGACTGCTCTGACGCACCAGCCCCTCTCCTGCACCCACACGCTGCTGGACGCCCAGCTTCTCCCCGATCTGGGAGATGCTCGGCTCTGGGCGACCAGACAGCCTTTTCCACCAAGGCGAGGATCCCTGGGCTCCTGACGGCTTAGGCGGGCCCTGGTTGCAACACGCAGCCCCTCGCCTCTGCTTCCTTAGCCTCTGAGGGCTCCAGACCTGCCGCGCTTGCAACCACACCATCTCCAACGGATGCTCACTAGCAGGATACTGGGGCCAAATTCACAGGCACTTTCCAGAAACTCCACCACTGGCCAGAGTTTGCAAACATCCGGATTGGCTCTGGGCACAGCGGCCACTTTAAGTCCTCCTGAACACCCCTTCTGCAAGTACCCCAGGCCGGTCTCCTGACCCAGAGATGGATTTACCTGTGAACCTaacctccttttccctttccacCCCCTCCCCTTTGGAGACCAACCGCAGCCTCGGCAAAGACGATCTGCGCCCCAGCTCGCCCCTGCTCTCGGTCTTCGGAGTGCTTATTCTCACCTTGCTGGGCTTTCTGGTGGCGGCGACGTTCGCCTGGAACCTGCTGGTGCTGGCGACCATCCTCCGCGTACGCACCTTCCACCGCGTGCCCCACAACCTGGTGGCGTCCATGGCCATCTCGGACGTCCTGGTGGCTGCACTGGTTATGCCACTGAGCCTGGTGCACGAGCTGTCTGGGCGCCGCTGGCAGCTGGGTCGGCGGCTGTGCCAGCTGTGGATCGCGTGCGACGTCCTCTGCTGCACGGCCAGCATCTGGAACGTGACGGCCATAGCCCTGGACCGCTACTGGTCCATCACGCGCCACCTGGAATACACGCTCCGCACCCGCAAGTGCATCTCCAACGTCATGATCGCGCTCACCTGGGCGCTCTCCGCTGTCATCTCTCTGGCCCCGCTGCTTTTTGGCTGGGGAGAGACGTACTCTGAGGGCAGCGAGGAGTGCCAGGTAAGCCGCGAGCCTTCCTACGCAGTGTTCTCCACCGTAGGCGCCTTCTACCTGCCGCTCTGTGTGGTGCTCTTCGTGTACTGGAAGATCTACAAGGCTGCCAAGTTCCGCGTGGGCTCCAGGAAGACCAATAGCGTCTCACCCATATCCGAAGCTGTGGAGGTGGGTATCTCCGCAATCCTTAAAAATATTCGACTTGCATCTGTACAGGCTATGTCCCCAGGCCACCTGCCCCACCCCCCTCACTTGTAGAAAATGGAACTTTTTGTGTTTGGGAGTTGGGGGAGTAAACCGGGAGACTGGAAGAAAGCATCATAGATATACTTTGCTCTGACATGTTCCCTCTCACAGAGCTAATcacatcattttccttctctaatGAGTTATTTGTTAAACATACAGAACACGAGGAGTTCGGACTGCCTCATTCTACAGGGTCCCCTTTGGCCCCCAAATTCTATGGATCTATAACACCCTTTAAAATATCTGGATAAGCTGGTATCTGGGGTACACTGATTCAGTATAGTGGAAAAAACCAGCAGCTTCCTGCACTTAGAATGGGGGTGTTCCaggaggaggggaggcagggatggGAGCACAGTTTGATAAGAAGACTGCCATGTGTCAGGCGATGCAGGTTAGCCCTTCATCCTagtctattctttttctttgcaaattacAGCAACcgatttattaaaaatatggtaTCACCTAGGTTACTGTCATTCTGTGGTATCCTCCCGTCCTG from Rhinopithecus roxellana isolate Shanxi Qingling chromosome 6, ASM756505v1, whole genome shotgun sequence carries:
- the HTR5A gene encoding 5-hydroxytryptamine receptor 5A; its protein translation is MDLPVNLTSFSLSTPSPLETNRSLGKDDLRPSSPLLSVFGVLILTLLGFLVAATFAWNLLVLATILRVRTFHRVPHNLVASMAISDVLVAALVMPLSLVHELSGRRWQLGRRLCQLWIACDVLCCTASIWNVTAIALDRYWSITRHLEYTLRTRKCISNVMIALTWALSAVISLAPLLFGWGETYSEGSEECQVSREPSYAVFSTVGAFYLPLCVVLFVYWKIYKAAKFRVGSRKTNSVSPISEAVEVKDSAQQPQMVFTVRHATVTFQTEGDTWREQKEQRAALMVGILIGVFALCWIPFFLTELISPLCSCDIPAIWKSIFLWLGYSNSFFNPLIYTAFNKNYNSAFKNFFSRQH